Sequence from the Kineosporia succinea genome:
CCCCCGCCTGCACGACCTCCCCGACCCCGAGCTCGCCGCCGGCCTGGGCGACCTGACGCAGACGCCGCCCGAGGTGCTCGCCGCACCGGCCCTGCGCCGGCTGTTCTTCCCGATGCTGCGGGCCGATCTCCGGCTGGCCGAGACCTGGCCCCCGGCAGAGGGTCTGACGGTACGGGTGCCCCTGGTGACGATCGGTGCGAGAGACGACCCGGTGGCCCCGGTCTGGTCGCAGGACGGCTGGAAGGCCCTGGCCGGGGCCGGCCTGACCCGGTTCGAGGTACCGGGGTCGCACTTCTTCGTGCACGACCCCGACACCTTCCGGGCCGCGCTAGAGACGTGACCGGCTGCTCTCCCGGAGCTCTTCGGCCACCCGCCGGTACCCGGCCCGGGCGGCCGGGAGGGCCGTGGCCACGGAGATCACCCCCAGACGCCCGATCTCCAGCGCGCCCAGCATGTACCCGAACGTCCCCGTGCGGCTCGCGTCGCTGAACGCGGTGCCGCTGCGCTCGAGGGCCCGGATCGCCGCCTCCGGATCGAGGGAGCGGTAGGCCGGGTCGATCAGGCGGTCGGTGGCGAAGTACACCCGGGGACGACCGTCGGGCGCCACGTACTCCTCGGCCGTCTCGTCGAAAGTCCCCTGCACCAAGGCATCGACGAAGAAGTAAGGGGCCGTGCCGCCCCCCATGCGCAGGTTCACCTCGACGGCGTGGTGCTGCCAGTGCGTCCCGGTGCGGGCCGAGACGAAGTCGACACTGACCAGGCCGGTGACCCCGGCCGCGGCCAGGGCCTGACCGGCCTGACCGGCCAGGCGGCGGATCTGACGCCGGTACTCCGGCCGGGCCGGGAAGGTGGCCCCGGTGAAGATCTGCCGCTCCGGGCCACCGAGCACCTGGTCCTGGGTGGACACGACCCGCGCCTCCTGCCCGGGCACCAGCATCACCTGGGCCGACGGCGACGTCACCTCCTCGCCCTGCACGAAACACTCCACGGCGGCGCCGCACCGTTCGAGTTCCTGCCGGTAGTGCGCCCAGTCGTCGGGCGGGGAACCGTAGACGGCCCGGGACGGCAGCTCCCGGGCGATCCAGCGCACCAGCCCGGGGCCGGGTCCCGGAGCGCCGGCGAAGCTGAAGGTGGCGTTGCCGCTGGCGCCGAACCCCTCGTTCAGCTTGACCATCGCCGCCGCCAGATCGGGCTGTCGCGAGCGCAACTCGGCGAGCGCCCCCACCACGTCACCCTCGTCGCGCAGGCCCTCGACGCCCTCCGCGACCGGTAGCCCGGCCGCCCGGAAGAACGTGCGGCCGCCGCTCTTGGTGCCCAGCACCGCCAGGTCCGGATCGGGGGCGAACAGCGGGACCCCCAGCTCCAGGGCCAGGGAACGCTCTTGCGGGGAGCCGTTGAACGCGATGATCAGGGCGTCGGCCGGGTCGCCGATCGCCTGCCGCAACCGGTGCACGAGTGCCGGGCTGCGCCGGATCTTCACGGTGAGCGGAACCGGGTCGGGGTCGTCACACGGTAAAAGGGTCAGGCGGCGCCAGGATTCGGCATCCGGTGCCATCAGTTGCAGGGAGTAGCGCAGGAACGCCGGATCGATGCCGACGCTGCTGAGGAACACCACACGCCCGCCCGGGCGGCGCAGTTTCCGCAGGGCGTAGAGCATGCGCTCCTCGTAGTGCATGACGCCGGGTATCTTCGCCAGCCCCGCTGCACCGAGCGTCATGCTCGGCAGCACCACCAGGGTTCCCGGGCCGGGTTCGGCGAACGGATGGCGCATGGCCCGCTGAAGCATCCGAAACTGTTGCTGTTCAGCATTTTCCACCGGAGCACCTGCTTCCGTGACGGTATCGGCCGGAGGCCGGCCACCCGATCGCACGCCTGCGCGAGCGGCCCGCGCGACCGGCCTGGACAACGCTTTGTCTCATTCAGATTACATTGACCTTTCGGACATCTCGGACCTAGGGTTTGGTTGCGCCTGTCAGAGGCCCCTTTTCAGGGATTCCTCGCAACTCCCCTCGTTCCCGGTGACACCTGCGACTGTCCGGGAACCGCCGCAGACACAGGATCACCTCGACCGGAAAGGCCCGGTGGATCGATGAGCACCTTAGCCGAGAGCGCACCCGCGGGCGCCGAAGACCATCTGCTCACCCAGTTCGGCGCCGTGGTGTCCCGGCACCCCGGGCGCCGGGCGGTCTCCGCTCCCGACGGCGATCTCACCTACGCCGAGCTCGACCGGGCCGCCTCCGCCCTGGCCACCCGCCTGCGCCGGGCCGGGGTCGGCCGCGACAGCGTCGTGCCAGTGATCGCCGAAGCCGGAACCACGCTGCTCACAGCACTTCTGGCGGTGGTCAAGGCGGGTGGCGCATACCTCCCGATCGATCCGGCGAACCCTCCGGAGCGGATCCGGCGGCTGGTCACGACCTCCCGGGCGGCGGTCGTGGTGGCCACCGCCACCACCCGCGCCGGGCTCCCCGCCGACGAGCACCTGCAGGTCGTCGACCCCGCCGGGGCCGGTGAGCCGGCCGGGGCCGACCCCACCGGCCCACCGGCTCCGCTCTCCCCCCACGACCTGGCCTACGTGATCCACACCTCCGGCTCGACCGGTGAGCCCAAGGCCGTGGCGGTCGAGCACGCGAGCGTGGCCCGGCTGCTCACCGTCACCCGCTCCCTGTTCGACCTCGACGAGAACGACGTCTGGACGATGTTCCACTCGGCCGCCTTCGACTTCTCGGTCTGGGAGATCTGGGGCGCCTGGACCACCGGCGCCCGGCTCGTGGTGGTGCCGTACGAGATCTCCCGCTCCCCGGAACGGTTCTGGCGCCTGGTCTCCGACCAGGGGGTCACCGTTCTCAGCCAGACCCCCTCCGCGTTCCGGCAGTTCATCGCCAGCGATGCGAACCTGTCACCCCGGCACGACGATTCACTCCTGGAGCTGCGCCTGGTCGTCCTCGGTGGGGAGCGGCTCGACGTGGAGATGCTGCGCCCCTGGTTCGAGCGGCACAGCTCCGACCGCCCCCGTGTGGTCAACATGTTCGGCATCACCGAGACCACCGTGCACGCCACCCACCGGTTCGTGCGTCCGGGCGACCTGAACGAGCCGGCGATCAGCCCGATCGGCGAACCGCTGCCCCACCTCGGTTTCCACCTGCTCGACGAGCAGGGCCGGCCGGTCCCCACCGGGCAACCCGGCGAACTGTACGTCTCGGGTGCCGGTCTGGCCCGGGGATACCTGCACCGGCCCGACCTCACCGGCCAGCGCTTCCTGACCCTCGACTCCGGCCTGCGGGTCTACCGCACCGGAGACCGGATGCGCCGCACCCCAACCGGTTACGAATACCTGGGCCGCACCGACGACCAGCTGTCGGTCCGCGGGTTCCGGATCGAGCCCCAGGAGGTCGAGGCCGCCCTCACCGTCCTGCCCGAGGTGGGCGCGGCGGTGGTCGGCACCTCCGAGCACGGCCCCGGCGACGTCCGGCTCGTCGCCCGCATCGTGCCCCCGGCGGGCACCGCTCCCGACGAGACGTGGTGGGAACCCCTGCGCCCGCGGCTGCTGGCCCGGGCCGCGGCCTCCCTCCCCCGGCACATGCGCCCCTCCACCTACCTGCCCGCGGCCCGGATCCCGCTCACCCCCAACGGCAAGGCCGACCGCAACGCCGTGGCGGCAGAAGACCTCGACGGCCCGCGGGCGCACCACGAG
This genomic interval carries:
- a CDS encoding amino acid adenylation domain-containing protein; protein product: MSTLAESAPAGAEDHLLTQFGAVVSRHPGRRAVSAPDGDLTYAELDRAASALATRLRRAGVGRDSVVPVIAEAGTTLLTALLAVVKAGGAYLPIDPANPPERIRRLVTTSRAAVVVATATTRAGLPADEHLQVVDPAGAGEPAGADPTGPPAPLSPHDLAYVIHTSGSTGEPKAVAVEHASVARLLTVTRSLFDLDENDVWTMFHSAAFDFSVWEIWGAWTTGARLVVVPYEISRSPERFWRLVSDQGVTVLSQTPSAFRQFIASDANLSPRHDDSLLELRLVVLGGERLDVEMLRPWFERHSSDRPRVVNMFGITETTVHATHRFVRPGDLNEPAISPIGEPLPHLGFHLLDEQGRPVPTGQPGELYVSGAGLARGYLHRPDLTGQRFLTLDSGLRVYRTGDRMRRTPTGYEYLGRTDDQLSVRGFRIEPQEVEAALTVLPEVGAAVVGTSEHGPGDVRLVARIVPPAGTAPDETWWEPLRPRLLARAAASLPRHMRPSTYLPAARIPLTPNGKADRNAVAAEDLDGPRAHHEPGPEIEAGIATVWQKILGISHFGPHDDFFDLGGTSLSVLRMFEQVNSTFATDLDLTVLIDGVTVAALADRVETARTTRNELAEAETR
- a CDS encoding ATP-grasp domain-containing protein, which gives rise to MRHPFAEPGPGTLVVLPSMTLGAAGLAKIPGVMHYEERMLYALRKLRRPGGRVVFLSSVGIDPAFLRYSLQLMAPDAESWRRLTLLPCDDPDPVPLTVKIRRSPALVHRLRQAIGDPADALIIAFNGSPQERSLALELGVPLFAPDPDLAVLGTKSGGRTFFRAAGLPVAEGVEGLRDEGDVVGALAELRSRQPDLAAAMVKLNEGFGASGNATFSFAGAPGPGPGLVRWIARELPSRAVYGSPPDDWAHYRQELERCGAAVECFVQGEEVTSPSAQVMLVPGQEARVVSTQDQVLGGPERQIFTGATFPARPEYRRQIRRLAGQAGQALAAAGVTGLVSVDFVSARTGTHWQHHAVEVNLRMGGGTAPYFFVDALVQGTFDETAEEYVAPDGRPRVYFATDRLIDPAYRSLDPEAAIRALERSGTAFSDASRTGTFGYMLGALEIGRLGVISVATALPAARAGYRRVAEELRESSRSRL